The following is a genomic window from Magnetococcales bacterium.
GAAGCCTTCGCCAACGCTCCGGTGGTGGCCGGCTTCACCCTGAGCGAGGATGCCCAGGAAAAAGCCCGCTTCACCGTCAAAGCCAAGTTCATCACCGCCGGCGACGATCCCCTGCCCTACCTGAAACACACCAACGGCGCCATCGCCAACCTGGCCGAGCTGGAAGAGGCCGCCCCCGGTGTCGGCAACTTCTCCTTCGTCCCCGATCAGGACGGCGTCATCCGCCGTGTGCATCTGCTGATGCAGCATCGGAACAAGATCGTGCCCTCCCTCTCCGTCGAAGCCCTGCGCGTGGCTCAGGGAGCCCGCAACATCGCCGTCAAGGCCATCGCCCCCACCGGCATCGACTCCCTCAAAATCGGCGCCCTCTCCGTGCCCACCACCTCCGAAGGGGCGGTTTATCTCCATTTCGCACCCCACCGCAAATCGCTCTATGTCCCCGCCTGGCAGATTCTGGAAGGCAAGGTCGATCCCACCCTGATCGCCGGCCATATCCTCTATATCGGCACCTCCGCCAAAGGACTGCTCGATCTGCGCTTCAGCCCCCTCGGGGAGATCATCCCCGGCGTCGAGGTGCATGCCCAGTTGACCGAGCAGATTCTGCAAGGCACCTTCCTCTCCCTGCCCGCCTGGGTCGACGGACTGGTCGGCCTGGGCCTCGGAATCATCTGGCTGCTCATGGTGCTGCTCTTCACCCGCGCCCGCGCGGTGTTCGGTGCCGTCGTCTCCGTGGGCCTCTCCGCCGTGGTGATCGTGGCCACCTGGTTCGCCTTCGTGGAGAGCCGGCTGCTGCTCGACCCCTTCTTCCCCGCCACCACCATCGTGCTGATGTTCCTGGCCATCACCATTCCCCGGCACATCGCCTCGGAGCGGGAGTCCCGCTGGATCAAGTCGGCCTTCTCCCGCTACGTCTCGCCCAACCGGGTGGCCCATCTGGTGGCCAACCCCGACCAGCTCAACCTGGGCGGCGAAACCCGCGAATGCTCCTTCGTCATGACCGATCTGTCGGGGTTCACCACCCTCATGGAGCGTTTCGACCCCGGCAAGGTGGTGGAAATCCTCAACAACTACCTCGACCAGATGATCAAGATCACCTTCCGCCACGAAGGCACCCTCGACCGCATCGTGGG
Proteins encoded in this region:
- a CDS encoding adenylate/guanylate cyclase domain-containing protein, with the protein product MSGAAKKSSSVGWLLKSAPYWASFLVLALAVWLQVVKPPLFLSLRNQAFDTLQRLHPRTSEGAPVRVVDIDDESLARYGQWPWPRTKLADLVNRLTELQAATIAFDIVFAEPDRTSPANLPKIWPDSPEAGKLAATYPDHDKVLAEAFANAPVVAGFTLSEDAQEKARFTVKAKFITAGDDPLPYLKHTNGAIANLAELEEAAPGVGNFSFVPDQDGVIRRVHLLMQHRNKIVPSLSVEALRVAQGARNIAVKAIAPTGIDSLKIGALSVPTTSEGAVYLHFAPHRKSLYVPAWQILEGKVDPTLIAGHILYIGTSAKGLLDLRFSPLGEIIPGVEVHAQLTEQILQGTFLSLPAWVDGLVGLGLGIIWLLMVLLFTRARAVFGAVVSVGLSAVVIVATWFAFVESRLLLDPFFPATTIVLMFLAITIPRHIASERESRWIKSAFSRYVSPNRVAHLVANPDQLNLGGETRECSFVMTDLSGFTTLMERFDPGKVVEILNNYLDQMIKITFRHEGTLDRIVGDAVAVLFSAPVIQEDHAARAVACATEMHEFAQRYARECAAEGIPFGATRIGVHSGTVLVGNFGGETMFDYRALGDPINTSSRLEGANKYFGTLICISGATSSRIPGFTGRPIGDLFLKGKSEAIPTFEPRTAEEMAGEQMQAYMAAFGMLEREEEGALAAFEALVEKYPQDNLSAFHCKRLKEGHKGKQVVMEGK